A genome region from Taeniopygia guttata chromosome 18, bTaeGut7.mat, whole genome shotgun sequence includes the following:
- the SLC25A19 gene encoding mitochondrial thiamine pyrophosphate carrier, producing MVGYDPEATCVSTVEAAAAGSASGLVTRVLVSPLDVLKIRFQLQIEQLSSRNPTAKYHGILQAVQRIFGEEGLTAFWKGHVPAQFLSIGFGAVQFMAFESLTELVHKATSFKARDSFVHLVCGGLAACTATVAVHPVDTLRTRFAAQGEPKIYLSLRHAVVTMYQTEGPRTFYRGLTPTLIAIFPYAGLQFFFYNILQQFSKWAIPAEAKNRANIKNLVCGSCAGVVSKSLTYPLDVVKKRLQVGGFEHARAAFGQVRTYGGFLDCMTQIMREEGPGGFFKGLSPSLLKAAFSSGLIFFWYELFCGLLCALKSPDSTKRKEG from the exons ATGGTGGGGTACGACCCCGAAGCCACGTGCGTGTCCACGGTGGAAGCGGCCGCAGCAGGATCAGCGTCTGGCTTGGTCACTCGGGTCCTTGTCAGCCCCTTGGACGTGCTCAAGATCCGCTTTCAG CTCCAGATTGAGCAGCTCTCCTCCAGAAACCCCACGGCCAAGTACCACGGCATCCTGCAAGCTGTGCAGCGCATCTTTGGGGAGGAGGGCTTGACAGCCTTCTGGAAGGGCCATGTTCCCGCTCAGTTCCTTTCCATTGGCTTCGGAGCTGTTCAG TTCATGGCGTTCGAGAGCCTGACGGAGCTGGTGCACAAGGCCACCTCCTTCAAAGCCCGTGACTCCTTCGTGCACCTGGTCTGTGGGGGCCTGGCTGCCTGCACGGCCACGGTCGCAGTCCACCCTGTGGACACGCTGCGCACCCGCTTTGCTGCCCAGGGTGAGCCAAAG ATTTACCTCAGCCTTCGCCATGCAGTGGTGACCATGTACCAGACAGAAGGGCCTCGGACTTTCTACAGAGGTTTGACCCCCACACTCATTGCTATCTTCCCATATGCTGGTCTCCAGTTCTTCTTCTATAACATCCTGCAGCAGTTTTCCAAATGGGCGATtccagctgaagcaaagaatAGAG CCAACATTAAAAACCTTGTCTgtggcagctgtgctggagttGTCAGCAAAAGCCTCACGTACCCTTTGGATGTGGTCAAAAAGCGACTGCAAGTGGGTGGCTTTGAGCACGCTCGGGCAGCCTTTGGGCAG GTACGGACATATGGGGGTTTCCTGGACTGCATGACGCAGATCATGCGAGAGGAGGGCCCAGgtgggtttttcaaaggcctCTCTCCCAGTTTGCTGAAGGCTGCCTTCTCCTCTGGCCTCATCTTCTTTTGGTATGAGCTGTTCTGCGGCCTCCTGTGTGCCCTGAAGAGCCCTGACAGCACGAAGAGGAAGGAAGGCTGA